In Rhizobium glycinendophyticum, a single window of DNA contains:
- a CDS encoding GXGXG domain-containing protein, translated as MPVFDLSHTPLRDLNSALHNLGAGSNDTLFEVVNPRGHHAVAVGIDAPVTVEVKGSVGYYCAGMNDGGTVTIHGSAGPGVAENMMSGTVFIEGDASQYAGATGRGGLLVIKGNAASRCGISMKGIDIVVRGSIGHMSAFMGQSGHLVVCGDAGEALGDSLYEAKLFVRGTVKSLGADCIEKPMKPKHLAKLAELLAKAGITDVKPEEFRRYGSARKLYNFNIDNADAY; from the coding sequence ATGCCAGTCTTCGACCTCTCCCATACTCCGCTTCGAGACCTGAACAGCGCGCTTCACAATCTTGGCGCCGGTTCCAACGACACCCTCTTCGAAGTGGTGAACCCGCGCGGCCATCATGCCGTGGCGGTTGGCATCGACGCGCCCGTGACTGTCGAAGTGAAGGGTTCGGTGGGCTACTATTGCGCCGGTATGAACGACGGCGGCACGGTCACCATCCATGGCTCCGCCGGCCCGGGTGTCGCGGAAAACATGATGTCCGGCACAGTGTTCATCGAAGGTGACGCCAGTCAGTATGCCGGTGCCACAGGGCGTGGCGGCTTGCTGGTCATCAAGGGCAACGCCGCCTCCCGCTGCGGCATCTCGATGAAGGGCATCGACATCGTCGTGCGTGGCTCCATCGGCCATATGTCGGCCTTCATGGGGCAATCAGGCCATCTCGTTGTCTGCGGCGATGCCGGCGAAGCGCTGGGCGACAGTCTCTACGAAGCCAAGCTCTTTGTGCGCGGCACGGTCAAAAGCCTTGGCGCAGATTGCATCGAAAAACCGATGAAGCCGAAACATCTGGCAAAGCTCGCCGAACTCCTCGCCAAGGCCGGGATCACCGATGTGAAGCCGGAAGAGTTCAGACGCTACGGTTCGGCCCGCAAGCTCTACAATTTCAACATCGACAATGCCGACGCGTATTGA
- a CDS encoding FMN-binding glutamate synthase family protein, protein MSYHNPFTPPRKSATFDDYTLAEIRRAAATGIYDIRGAGTKRKVPHFDDLLFLGASISRYPLEGYREKCDTSVVLGTRFAKKPIELKIPITIAGMSFGALSGNAKEALGRGASLAGTSTTTGDGGMTDEERGHSEKLVYQYLPSRYGMNPRDLRRADAIEVVVGQGAKPGGGGMLLGQKISDRVANMRNLPKGIDQRSACRHPDWTGPDDLEIKILELREITDWEKPVYVKVGGARPYYDTALAVKAGADVVVLDGMQGGTAATQDVFIEHVGMPTLACIRPAVQALQDLGMHRKVQLVISGGIRSGADVAKALALGADAVAIGTAALVAIGDNDPKWEEDYQKLGTTAGAYDDWHEGKDPAGITTQDPDLAARLDPVAAGRRLANYLKVMTLEAQTIARACGKNKLHNLEPEDLCALTMEAAAMAQVPLAGTSWYPGKGGF, encoded by the coding sequence ATGAGCTACCACAACCCCTTCACCCCGCCGCGCAAGTCCGCAACCTTTGACGATTATACCCTGGCCGAAATCCGCCGTGCGGCGGCCACCGGCATCTACGACATCAGAGGCGCCGGCACCAAGCGCAAGGTCCCGCATTTCGACGACCTGCTTTTCCTCGGCGCATCCATCTCCCGCTATCCGCTGGAAGGCTACCGCGAGAAGTGCGATACCTCGGTCGTGCTCGGCACGCGTTTTGCGAAGAAGCCGATCGAACTGAAGATCCCGATCACTATTGCCGGCATGAGCTTCGGCGCTCTCTCCGGCAATGCCAAGGAAGCGCTCGGCCGCGGCGCATCGCTCGCCGGCACCTCCACCACGACGGGCGACGGCGGCATGACCGACGAGGAGCGCGGCCATTCCGAAAAGCTCGTCTACCAGTACCTCCCCTCCCGCTACGGCATGAACCCCAGGGATCTTCGTCGCGCCGATGCGATAGAAGTGGTGGTTGGCCAGGGGGCGAAACCCGGCGGCGGCGGCATGCTGCTCGGCCAGAAGATCTCCGATCGCGTCGCCAACATGCGAAACCTGCCCAAGGGCATCGACCAGCGCTCCGCCTGCCGCCATCCGGACTGGACGGGCCCTGATGATCTCGAAATCAAGATCCTCGAACTGCGCGAAATCACCGATTGGGAGAAGCCGGTCTATGTGAAAGTCGGCGGCGCACGCCCCTATTACGACACGGCGCTGGCGGTAAAGGCTGGCGCCGATGTCGTGGTGCTCGACGGCATGCAGGGTGGCACGGCCGCGACCCAGGATGTCTTCATCGAACACGTTGGCATGCCCACCCTTGCCTGCATCAGGCCTGCCGTCCAGGCGCTGCAGGATCTCGGCATGCACCGCAAGGTGCAACTGGTGATCTCAGGTGGCATCCGCTCGGGCGCTGATGTGGCGAAGGCCCTTGCGCTTGGCGCCGATGCTGTTGCAATCGGCACGGCAGCGCTGGTGGCCATAGGCGACAACGACCCGAAATGGGAAGAGGATTACCAGAAGCTGGGCACGACCGCCGGGGCCTATGACGACTGGCATGAAGGCAAGGACCCGGCCGGCATCACCACCCAGGATCCGGATCTCGCCGCCCGCCTTGACCCGGTCGCGGCCGGACGAAGGCTTGCCAACTACCTGAAGGTCATGACGCTGGAGGCGCAGACCATCGCCCGCGCCTGTGGCAAGAACAAGCTACACAATCTGGAGCCGGAGGATCTTTGCGCGCTGACGATGGAAGCCGCAGCCATGGCGCAGGTGCCACTCGCCGGCACTAGCTGGTATCCCGGAAAGGGAGGTTTCTAA
- the glnT gene encoding type III glutamate--ammonia ligase produces MTQDLAGFAKERGIKYFMISYTDLFGAQRAKLVPAQAISDMQKDGAGFAGFATWLDLTPAHPDLFGIPDASSVIQLPWKPEVAWVAADCMMDDEPVAQAPRVVLKKLVAEATKLGLRVKTGVEPEFFLISADGEQISDQYDTAEKPCYDQQALMRRYDVIAEICDHMLALGWKPYQNDHEDANGQFEMNWEYDDALKTADKHSFFKFMVKSIAEKHGLRATFMPKPFKGLTGNGCHAHISVWDLEGQINAFADKDMPFGLSAKGKTFLGGIMKHASALAAITNPTVNSYKRINAPRTVSGATWAPNTVTWTGNNRTHMVRVPGPGRFELRLPDGAVNPYLLQAIIIAAGLSGLKSDADPGPHHDIDMYRDGHTVKDAPRLPLNLLDALREFQKDAPLRTALGDEFSDAYLKLKRSEWDSYCGHFTAWERQTTLDV; encoded by the coding sequence GTGACACAGGATCTGGCAGGCTTCGCGAAGGAGCGAGGCATCAAATACTTCATGATCAGCTACACCGACCTCTTCGGCGCCCAGCGCGCCAAGCTGGTCCCCGCCCAGGCCATCTCCGACATGCAGAAGGACGGCGCAGGATTTGCAGGCTTCGCCACCTGGCTCGACCTCACTCCTGCCCACCCGGATCTCTTCGGCATTCCAGACGCCTCGTCCGTCATCCAGCTCCCCTGGAAGCCTGAGGTCGCCTGGGTTGCCGCCGACTGCATGATGGACGATGAACCGGTCGCGCAGGCGCCACGCGTGGTGTTGAAGAAACTGGTCGCGGAGGCAACAAAACTCGGCCTCAGGGTGAAAACCGGCGTTGAGCCCGAATTCTTCCTGATTTCCGCCGATGGCGAACAGATCTCCGATCAATACGACACGGCGGAAAAGCCTTGCTACGACCAGCAGGCGCTGATGCGCCGTTATGACGTGATCGCGGAAATCTGCGACCACATGCTGGCGCTGGGCTGGAAACCCTACCAAAACGACCATGAGGATGCGAATGGCCAGTTCGAGATGAACTGGGAATATGACGACGCACTGAAGACGGCCGACAAGCACTCCTTCTTCAAGTTCATGGTGAAGTCCATTGCGGAGAAGCACGGGCTGCGCGCTACCTTCATGCCAAAGCCCTTCAAGGGCCTCACCGGCAACGGCTGCCACGCCCACATTTCGGTCTGGGATCTCGAGGGCCAGATCAACGCCTTCGCCGACAAGGATATGCCTTTTGGCCTCTCCGCCAAGGGCAAGACATTCCTCGGCGGCATCATGAAACATGCTTCGGCCTTGGCCGCAATCACCAACCCGACGGTCAATTCCTACAAGCGCATCAACGCCCCGCGCACAGTCTCCGGCGCCACCTGGGCTCCAAACACCGTGACCTGGACCGGAAACAACCGCACCCATATGGTCCGCGTCCCCGGCCCCGGCCGCTTCGAACTGCGGTTGCCGGATGGCGCGGTGAACCCCTACCTGCTCCAGGCAATCATCATTGCAGCGGGCTTGAGCGGCCTGAAGAGCGATGCCGATCCAGGTCCGCATCACGACATCGACATGTACCGCGACGGCCACACGGTGAAAGATGCGCCGCGCCTGCCGCTGAACCTGCTCGACGCGCTGCGAGAGTTCCAAAAAGACGCCCCGCTCCGGACGGCTTTGGGCGACGAATTCTCCGACGCCTATCTCAAGCTGAAACGAAGCGAGTGGGATAGCTACTGCGGCCACTTCACCGCCTGGGAGCGCCAGACGACGCTGGACGTCTGA
- a CDS encoding homocysteine S-methyltransferase family protein — translation MADTLILDGGMSRELLRLGAELKQPEWSALALMNSPEIVRQVHAEFIAAGADVVTTNSYALVPFHIGEERFAKNGADLIALSGRLAREAADASDRKVLVAGSLPPIFGSYEPENFDPSRVQDYLQVLVEHLAPHIDVWLGETLSLIAEGEAVSEAIKAHPKPFWISFTLADGEAQVAGGEATLRSGETVRAAAEWAAGSGASALLFNCAKPEVMKHAVETAAAVFAERGADLKIGVYANAFETDTDEKAANEGLHDTRQDLTGDVYSRFACQWADAGATMIGGCCGIGAEHIHTVATALRRVA, via the coding sequence ATGGCAGACACCCTTATTCTCGACGGCGGCATGAGCCGCGAATTGTTGCGGCTTGGTGCCGAACTCAAGCAGCCGGAATGGTCGGCCCTGGCGCTGATGAACAGCCCCGAAATCGTCCGCCAGGTGCATGCGGAATTTATTGCCGCCGGTGCCGATGTCGTCACCACCAATTCCTATGCACTTGTGCCTTTCCACATCGGCGAAGAGCGTTTTGCCAAGAACGGGGCAGATCTGATCGCGCTCTCCGGACGGCTAGCCCGCGAGGCTGCGGACGCCAGTGACCGCAAGGTCTTGGTTGCCGGTTCGCTGCCGCCGATCTTCGGCTCCTATGAGCCGGAGAATTTCGACCCGTCGCGCGTACAGGATTATCTCCAGGTGCTGGTCGAGCATCTGGCGCCGCATATCGATGTCTGGCTTGGCGAGACGCTCAGCCTAATCGCGGAAGGTGAGGCTGTGAGCGAAGCCATCAAGGCGCATCCGAAGCCGTTCTGGATTTCATTCACGCTTGCCGATGGTGAGGCTCAGGTGGCAGGCGGCGAGGCGACGCTGCGGTCTGGCGAAACGGTGAGAGCCGCTGCCGAATGGGCCGCCGGCTCGGGCGCTTCGGCGCTGCTCTTCAACTGCGCCAAGCCGGAAGTGATGAAGCATGCGGTCGAGACGGCGGCGGCGGTGTTCGCCGAAAGAGGCGCCGACCTCAAGATCGGCGTCTATGCCAATGCCTTCGAGACCGATACGGACGAAAAGGCGGCAAACGAGGGGTTGCACGACACGCGTCAGGACCTGACGGGTGATGTTTATTCCCGTTTCGCCTGCCAGTGGGCCGATGCCGGCGCCACGATGATCGGCGGATGCTGCGGCATTGGAGCGGAGCACATTCACACGGTTGCGACGGCTCTGCGTCGGGTGGCTTGA